The DNA region ATCAAGCCGCGTTTTTGCAGGGCGGCGATGGCGGCTTCCTGATCCCTGGCTTCGAGCGTGCCATTCTGCGGCGCGCCCTGAGTGTCCAGCGCGCGGTATTTGAACAGGCTCATGTGCCTTCACCGCGAGTCACGCGCAATACTTCTTCCAGCGATGTAACACCGGCCACGGCCTGACGCAGGCCCTCTTCGTGCAAGGTCCGCAAACCGCCACGGCGGGCCGCCTCTTCCAGCGTCGATGCATCGGCATGGCGCATCAACAGGCTGCGCAGTTCTTCGTTCATGACCAGCAATTCGGTAATTGCACTGCGCCCGCGATAACCGCCGCCCGGCGCATCGGCGCGCGGGCGATACAGACGAATCGGACGCTCGTCGGTAAAACGCTCCAGGCCATGCTCGGCGATCAGTTCCGGTGGCGCGTCAAACGCTTCGCGAGTGGCAGGGTCAAGACGGCGCACCAGTCGCTGGGCCAGAATGCCGTTGACCGTGGAGGCAATCAGATAGCTCTCGACGCCCATGTCCAGCAAACGGGTGATACTCGCCGCGGCGCTGTTGGTGTGCAGGGTCGAGAGCACCAGGTGACCGGTCAGCGATGACTGGATGGCGATGCGGCAGGTTTCCAGGTCGCGCATCTCACCGATCATGATCACGTCCGGGTCCTGACGCACAATGGAGCGCAGCGCCCCGGCGAAGTCCAGGCCGATGGAAGGCTTGACCTGAATCTGGTTGATGCCTTCGAGCTGATACTCCACCGGGTCTTCAACGGTGATGATCTTGCGCTCGGCCGTATTGAGCCGCGACAGCGCGGTATACAGCGTAGTGGTCTTGCCGGAACCGGTCGGGCCGGTGACCAGCAGGATGCCGTGCGGACGCTCCAGCACATCCAGAAACTCATCCAGACGCTCGCCATCGAACCCCAGGCTCGGGAAATCGAAATTGATGGTCTGCCGGTCCAGCAGACGCATGACCACCGATTCGCCAAAACTGGTGGGCACGGTGGACACCCGCAGGTCCAGCTCCTTGCCCTGAATACGCAGCATGATCCGGCCATCCTGCGGCAGACGCCGCTCGGCGATGTCCAGCCGGGCCATGATCTTCACCCGGGAAATCACCGCTGCCGAAGAACTGGAAGGCGGCGCTTCTGCTTCGTGCAGCACGCCGTCGATGCGATAACGCACCTTCAACTGGCTTTCGAACGGTTCGATGTGGATGTCCGATGCACGCTGTTCGACCGCGCGTTGCAGGATCAGGTTGACCAGACGTATGACCGGCGCTTCGGAGGCCAGATCCTTGAGGTGCTCGATGTCTTCCAGCGAGCCGCCCTCGTCATCGAGGTTTTCGATCAGGGTGCCCATCGCAGAACGGCCCTGCCCGTAATAACGCTCAATCAGTGTTTCCACCTCATTACGCGGACCGACGGATAACCGCACCGGTACCTGACAGGCGTATGCGATGGCTTGAAACGGATACAGCGTGCCGGGATTGGCGCCAAGCACTTGCAGACCCTGGTCACTCCAGCCTACCGGGACGACTTGATAGTGGCGCATGAAGCGCTCGGTCAGCGGCGGCAACGGGTCCAGCATGGGAGGCACGCTGTCTGCCAGCACCAGCGGCGCATTCAACAAAGCGGCCCAGGCGCGGGCCAGCTCGAATTCGGACACCAGACCCAGCCGGGTCAGCAGGCCAAGCAGCTCGGTGCCTTCGGACTCCTGCTGCAAACGGTGCGCGCGCTCCAGATCGACTGCTTTCAGCCCGGCGTTTTCGACCAGCCAGGCGCAGACCTGCTCGGCATCCGGAATCTGGATACGGGATACATCAACGGGAACTGGCGGCATGGATGAGGGCATTTTGCTACTTCGGAGGGACATGTTACAGCACTCTCAGTGGGAGAGTGCTGCGTTCAAAGGCTTCAAACGATCAGTTTGACTGCTTTTGAGGGGTTGCGTTCTGTGGGCGGCCGCCTTTTGTGGTTTCGGTCTTCTGCTGTTGCGCTTTTTGCGCCGCTTTGGCGTCCTGAGTCTGAGTCATCACGGTCTCGTCGCTGGCGCCCGAAGTTGCGTCTGCATCGGTCGCATCTTCGGCAACTGCTGCACCACTAAGGGCCAGACCTAAAACAACAGCTGCACTCATCATGGAAAATTTCATCGTGGTAACTCCTCGAAAAAAACAAAGTGAACCCTGCAAGTCACAGCGCTCGTTTAAAGATCGGGCAAGAATTAACGCACAGCACGCATTACAACTTGCGAGCCGTCTTTCTTCATCCTGAAAAATCTTAAACCCATCGACCAGTAGGTTTAAGAAGAGTTCCTCATTTGTAAAGAAAAAATACGAAAATAAAGAAAAATACGCTTTTGTTTGACATTTATGCCGTCTTTTAGACTTAATTGTAACCGCTAACGAACCGGAGGCGCTGTTTTTGATGTCAATATGATGGCGCCTTAGAACCAGCACAACATAATAATTAAAACGAAAAACGATAACTAAACAGTCATAAAGCTCGCGGACCTTACAAGGGGAAAACGCGACAACGCATGACGGTTGCCCGAACAAATTATTTAAGACTGATTAGCAAGTTTTGACTTGTTAAGCCTGCGCTCAAGCGCGGACAAACAGTTAATTTAAACGCAGTTGGAGAGCAGCATGAACAAACGAAAGATGATAGGCGCGCACTCGGCACTGGCCTTGCTGGCGCTGGCGGTTTCGCAGGTGTACGCAGCTGACGCTACCGTGCAGCAAGGCCGTGAAGATCGCGCCGAAAAAGCCGCGCAAAAAACCCTGGCCAAGATGACCATGGAAGAAAAGCTGGCCTATATCGGCGGCACGGGCGGCTGGGACGTGAAGCCACTGACCAACTACGGCGTCCCGCAGATTCATGGTGCGGATGGCGGTGTTGGCGTGCGTTACACCAGCGAAGGCAACGATCAGGGTGTTGTCTACCCGTCCGGCCCTAACCTGGCAGCTACCTTCAACCCGCGTCGTGCCATCGACCTGGGTCGCGCGCTGGGCTACGACACCGCCACCGGCGGCTACCAGTTCATCACTGGCCCGGGCGTCAACCTGTACCGCATGCCGTACGGCGGCCGTGCCTTCGAATACCTCTCCGGTGAAGATCCGTTCCTGGGCGCCAGCCTGGCACCGGGCGTCATCAACGGTATCCAGTCTCGTGGTGTCTGGGCCAACGCCAAGCACTACGCGGCCAACGATCAGGAAAGCAACCGCTTCAATCTTGATCAGAAGATGAGCGAGCGCGTTCTGCGCGAAATGTCGCTGCCTGCGTTCGAATCGTCGTCGAAAAACGGCAACGTTGCGATGATGATGTGCGCCTTCCAGAAAGTGAACGGTGAGTTTGCCTGCGAAAGCGAGCACCTGATTGCTCAGATCCTGAAGAAGGAATGGGGCTACAAGGGCTTTGTTCAGAGCGACTACAACGCTGTTGTTCACGGTTTCAACGCTGCCCGCGCCGGTACCGATCTGGACATGATGGGCTACCAGATGAACAGCTCCGTGCTGAAGCCGCATCTGGACGCCGGCGACCTGAGCGCTGCGACCATCGATGACAAGGTCCGCCGTATCCTCAAGCAGATCTACCTGTACAAGTTCGACAGCAAAGCGCCGTTGACCACGCACAACATGAACAGCTCGACCAGCAACAAGGTTGCTCTGAACGCTGCTCGTGAAGGTATCGTGCTGCTGAAAAACCAGGACAATCTGCTGCCGCTGGACAAGCAGAAGGTCAAGAAAATCGCCGTCGTCGGCACCCTGGCCAAGTACTCGCCTCCTACCGGTTTCGGTAGCGCCAACGTCATGGCCAGCCATTACGTCAGCGAATTGAGCGGTCTGCAGCAAATCGCGCCTAACGCCAAGGTCGACTTCATCGAAGGCCTGTCTCTGGACCCAAGCACCAGCGCCTGGACCACCACCGACACAACTGGCAACGACGTTCAAGGCATGAAGGTCGAGTACTTCAGCAACGCCGACTGGTCCGGTGATGCAGCCGTCACCCGTACCGAGAAGCACGTTGATCTGGACTGGGCCAACGACAAGAACCTGCCGTTCGAAAGCAACACCTCGACGTCCGATCCGTACACCACCAAAGGTTCTACCGCTGGCGAGCTGAACGGCGACACGTCGTCGACATCGATTCGCTACACCGGCAAGGTCACCCCGACCCAGAGCGGCGAGCAGGTGTTCAAGGTTCGTGCTGACGGTGCTGTGCGCCTGTGGGTCAACGGCAAGAAAATCATCGACAACGGTGACGGCAAGCCGCTTCCGGGCAACAGCATTCCGCCAACCATTCCAGAGTTCGCCAAGATCAGCCTGGAAGCTGGCCAGTCTTACGATGTGAAGCTTGAGTACTCGCGTCGTGCAGGCTACCTGTCGACCATGGGTGGTCTGGTCGGTGTGCAGTTGAGCTCTGCTTCGCTGAACGCGCCTCAGGATCTTTCCGGCTATGACGCCGTTGTGGTTGCCGTCGGTAACAGCAACGAATACGAAGGTGAAGGTTTCGACCACAGCTTCGATCTGCCTGAGTTCCAGAACGAACTGATCCAGAACATCGCCAAGGTCAACCCGAACACCGTGGTGACCATGTACGGCGGTACCGGCCTGAAGATGAGCGACTGGATCGAACAGGTTCCGGTAGCACTGCACGCCTTCTACCCGGGTCAGAACGGTGGTCAGGCCCTGGCCGAGATCCTGTTCGGCAAGGTCAACCCGTCGGGCAAGCTGCCGATCAGTATCGAACGCAACATCGAAGACAACCCGGCTTACGCTTCCTTCCCGAAATTCGACAATCAGAACACTCTGACTGACATGGATTACAAGGATGACCTGCTGCTGGGTTATCGCGGATACGAGAAGAAGGGCATCAAGCCGCTCTACCCGTTCGGTTACGGTCTGTCGTACACCACGTTTGGCTACAGCAACATCAAGGTCACGCCGGGCGTCGCGGTCGGCAATACGCCGATCAAGGTGTCGTTCGACCTGAGCAACACCGGCAAGGTCGGTGGTTCGGAAGTCGCTCAGCTGTACGTGGGCCAGCAGAACCCGAAAGTCGAGCGTCCGATCAAGGAACTTAAAGGCTACAAGAAGGTGTTCCTCAAGCCGGGTGAAAGCAAGCGTGTGACCATCGAGCTGAATGACCGCTCGCTGGCCTACTTCGACGAGAAGAGCAAGCAGTGGGTGGTCGATGCCGACACCTTCAACATCTCGCTCGGTTCGTCCTCGCAGGACATCCGCCTGAACGCCAAGCTGGTCAACTCGTTCCGTCAGGAACTGTCGACCACCACCAGCAACCCGCTGCCACGCTCCGCTCTGAACTCGGTTCTGGTCGAGAAACCACCGGTCAAGACCGGCGGTGTATTCAAGCAGACCGTTGAGTAAGCATTAGCTGACTGAAGGGTAAACGGACAAATAAAGGCTCAGGGACGAGCCCTTACCGCTGCATCGACCTGCGCAATGTAGGCATCGAAACACTCGACCAGATCCACCTGATCGGGAAAGCGTAACCACTGAATCTGCAAGCCATCCATCATGGCCAGAATCTGCTGGATCACCTTCGACAAATCCACATCCGCCCGTACCTCCCCGCGCTCTACCAACGCCGAGAACTGTTTAAGCAGGTGCGCGTGAATGCGCTCATAACGGGTCTGGAACCATTCAAAGGCTGGCTGGCTTTCCAGCAGGCTCTCGGCATTCAGAATCGAGAAGGCCCGCACCACGCCCGGCGCGGTGGAGTTGGAACGATTGATGGCGCGCAGGCCATTGAGCAGGCCGGTCAAGGTATTTTCAGTGCGGACTTCGGCAGCGATTCGAGCATTGACCTCGTCACGCCGATCCAGCACGCCCATCAACAGGGAGATCTTGCTAGGAAAATGGTGCAGCAATCCAGCGACGGAAATGCCGACGATGGCCGCGACCTTGGCGACCGATGCGCCGGTATAGCCCTCAAGCGAGAATAGCTGCAAGGCCGCATCCAGCAATTCTTCGCGACGCTTCTCGCCCTTGGGCGCACGCCGCTGCCGGGTTGCAACCATGCCCGTTTCCGTGGGGTCATGCCGAGTCATATCAGGCTCCTTTTTAACAGCCGCGTACCCTACCCATTCAGACCGCCGCTGGCAACGCTATTGAGCCAGAATTGTCGGACAATTCAACGAGCCGTCGCCCAGTGCGCGCTGCATCAGCACAGTGTCTACCCAGCGGCCGTGCTTGAAGCCGACCGACTCGAATACTCCGACGCGGCGAAAACCGAGACGTTCATGCAAACGCAACGAGGCGATGTTCTCGCTGTTGCCAATCACCGCAATCATTTGCCGCCAGCCGCCCGATTCGCAGCGCTGCACCAACGCACTGAGCAACGACTGGCCAATCCCCTGCCCGCCCAGCCCGTCCCGCACATACACGAATCCTCGACGGTGAAGCGATAGCCGGGGCGCGGTCGATAGGGCGTGACATACCCATAGCCAAGGATTTCCCCCGCGCGTTCGGCGACCAGATACGGCAGCCCTTTGGCAAGCACCAGAGCACGGCGGTGCAGCAACTCGCTCAGGTCGGGCGGTTCCAGCTCGAAACTGGAAATCCCGTGCAGCACGTGGTCAGCGTAAATCGCCTGTACGGCGGGCATGTCGTCGTCGCGTGCGTCGCGCAGGTCAAAGGGTGAGGTCATGTCCGGGCTCTGTTCGGCTGTCGGTGAATGATCGCAATCATGCCGCCGTCCGCGCCATTAAAAAAGCTATGATCTTTCATCCTTAGCATAAGAATTACTTTGCCATGCGTCGGCTGAATCTCAACCACCTGCACACATTTTCGTTGGTCATCGCCCACGGCAGTTTCTCGGCGGCCGCGGAGCGCCTGCATCTGACCCAACCTGCCGTCAGCCTGCACGTGCGACAGCTGGAGGATCAGCTGAACCTGCAACTGATCGAGCGTGTCGGCAAGCGCCTCAAACCTACGTCGGCTGGCCACACCCTGCTGGAGCATATCGCGCGCATCGATGCGGTGGTCGAGGATGCCCTGCAGGATCTGGCCAGCCATGCCAGCGGCGTCGCCGGAAAAATCGCCATCGGTACTGGCGCCACTGCCTGCATTCATCTGTTGCCGCCCATGCTGCAGGCTTTACGTCGCAGCTTCCCCGAGCTCGATGTGCGAGTCAGCACCGGCAACACCGATGGCATTCTCAAGGCAGTCGAAGAGAACCGCCTGGACCTGGCACTGGTCACCCTGCCCGCCTCGGGTCGCAGTCTGCACATCACGCCCTTGCTTGAGGACGGGTTCGTGGCCATCTTCGCCAAGGGCCAACAGACGCCGCCTGCCTGCATGAAGCCCGAGCACCTCAGCGCGCTGCCGCTGGTGGTGTTCGAAGAGGGAAGCAGCACGCGCCTGCTGATTAATGAATGGTTTTTGCGGGCGGGAATTCGCGTCAAGCCGGTGATGGCGCTGGGCAGTATCGAAGCGATCAAGGAAATGGTCGCGGCCGGTCTGGGCTATAGCATTGTGCCGCGCATGGCAGTCAGCGCCGCCCATCATCGTCGCGGGCTGGAGGTGCGCGCACTGACGCCGGGGCTGAGCCGTAAGCTGGGCATCGTGTTGCGCCAGGACAAACCGATAAGCAGAGCGCTGCGCCAGGTGCTGGATGCAGTGCAGCACCTGAAAGAGTCATAAAGACGGCTCACGATAGACGCCTGACTTCGCTGATAAGCTATAACAGCAGTGCACTGCGCTGGGTAAGCTCAGCCCGGCAGTTGCATCGGCAGCGATTCAAGTTGTACGATGACTGCCCACTGATCAACACACTGATGCTGGCTTGCGTTGAGCAGACTCCATCAAGAACACCCGCAAAGCAACTCGGCAACCCATATAAAGGAGCGCACGGTCCGTACCCTTTCGGCACCCGCCTCCAACTTCAAACAACAGGAGATACCGATGCCTAACATTCTCGGCCAGAACTTCATCGCAGGCGGCCGCAGTGCCCTCGGCCAAAGCCTGCAGAAGAGCCTGGATGCCACCACCGGTGAAGAACTGCCTTACAGCTTTCACCAGGCCACCGATGGCGAAATCGACGCTGCTGCGCTGGCAGCCAAAGCTGCATTTCCTGAGTTTCGTCAACTGAGCCCGACTCGTCGTGCTGACTTCCTCGACGCCATCGCCGATGAACTGGACCAGCTGGGTGACGATTTCGTCGCCATCGTCTGCCAGGAAACCGCCCTGCCTCAGGCACGCATCCAGGGTGAGCGCGGTCGCACCAGCGGCCAGATGCGCCTGTTTTCCAAAGTTCTGCGACGCGGTGACTTCGTCGGTGCGCGCATTGACCTCGCACTGCCGGACCGCAAACCGCTGCCGCGCGTCGACCTGCGCCAATACCGCATCGGTGTCGGCCCGGTAGCAGTGTTCGGCGCCAGCAACTTCCCGTTGGCGTTTTCCACTGCCGGTGGTGACACGGCGGCTGCACTGGCAGCCGGTTGCCCGGTGGTTTTCAAAGCGCACAGCGGTCACATGGCGACTGCCGATCTGGTGGCGAGCGCCATCATCCGCGCAGCTGAACGCACGCAGATGCCAAAAGGCGTGTTCAACATGATCTTCGGCAACGGCGTCGGCGAGGGTCTGGTCAAGCACCCGGCCATTCAGGCAGTGGGCTTTACCGGTTCGCTGAACGGCGGCAACGCCTTGTGCAAAATGGCGGCCGAGCGTCCACAACCGATTCCAGTGTTTGCCGAGATGTCGAGCATCAACCCGGTGGTGTTGCTGCCGGGCGCTTTGCAGGCACGTGGCGAAACCGTGGCCAAGGAACTCGCGGGCTCGGTGGTAATGGGTGCCGGTCAGTTCTGCACCAATCCAGGCGTGGTCATCGGCCTGCGCTCACCTGCGTTCTCGACATTCGTCGAGCACCTGACCGAACAGATGGGCAGTCAGGCTCCGCAAACCATGCTCAACGCAGGCGGTTTGCGCAGCTACAGCAAAGGTGTCGAGCATCTGCTGTCGCACCCTGGCGTTACCCATCTGGCTGGCAAGCCGCAGGAAGGCAAGCAGGCTCAGGCGCAACTGTTCAAGGCGGACGTCAGCCTGCTGCTCAAGGGTGATCAGCTGTTGCAGGAAGAAGTCTTTGGCCCGACCACGCTGATCATTGAGGTTGCTGATGACGCACAGCTCAACGAGGCATTGCAAGCCCTGCGCGGCCAGTTGACGGCCACCGTGATCGGCGAGCCGGCGGACTTGAGCCAGTACAGCTGGCTGCAACCGATTCTGGAAGAAAAAGTCGGTCGCATCCTGTTCAACGGCTACCCGACCGGCGTCGAGGTGTGCGAAGCCATGGTTCACGGCGGCCCG from Pseudomonas syringae includes:
- the gspE gene encoding type II secretion system ATPase GspE, translating into MPPVPVDVSRIQIPDAEQVCAWLVENAGLKAVDLERAHRLQQESEGTELLGLLTRLGLVSEFELARAWAALLNAPLVLADSVPPMLDPLPPLTERFMRHYQVVPVGWSDQGLQVLGANPGTLYPFQAIAYACQVPVRLSVGPRNEVETLIERYYGQGRSAMGTLIENLDDEGGSLEDIEHLKDLASEAPVIRLVNLILQRAVEQRASDIHIEPFESQLKVRYRIDGVLHEAEAPPSSSSAAVISRVKIMARLDIAERRLPQDGRIMLRIQGKELDLRVSTVPTSFGESVVMRLLDRQTINFDFPSLGFDGERLDEFLDVLERPHGILLVTGPTGSGKTTTLYTALSRLNTAERKIITVEDPVEYQLEGINQIQVKPSIGLDFAGALRSIVRQDPDVIMIGEMRDLETCRIAIQSSLTGHLVLSTLHTNSAAASITRLLDMGVESYLIASTVNGILAQRLVRRLDPATREAFDAPPELIAEHGLERFTDERPIRLYRPRADAPGGGYRGRSAITELLVMNEELRSLLMRHADASTLEEAARRGGLRTLHEEGLRQAVAGVTSLEEVLRVTRGEGT
- a CDS encoding beta-glucosidase — protein: MNKRKMIGAHSALALLALAVSQVYAADATVQQGREDRAEKAAQKTLAKMTMEEKLAYIGGTGGWDVKPLTNYGVPQIHGADGGVGVRYTSEGNDQGVVYPSGPNLAATFNPRRAIDLGRALGYDTATGGYQFITGPGVNLYRMPYGGRAFEYLSGEDPFLGASLAPGVINGIQSRGVWANAKHYAANDQESNRFNLDQKMSERVLREMSLPAFESSSKNGNVAMMMCAFQKVNGEFACESEHLIAQILKKEWGYKGFVQSDYNAVVHGFNAARAGTDLDMMGYQMNSSVLKPHLDAGDLSAATIDDKVRRILKQIYLYKFDSKAPLTTHNMNSSTSNKVALNAAREGIVLLKNQDNLLPLDKQKVKKIAVVGTLAKYSPPTGFGSANVMASHYVSELSGLQQIAPNAKVDFIEGLSLDPSTSAWTTTDTTGNDVQGMKVEYFSNADWSGDAAVTRTEKHVDLDWANDKNLPFESNTSTSDPYTTKGSTAGELNGDTSSTSIRYTGKVTPTQSGEQVFKVRADGAVRLWVNGKKIIDNGDGKPLPGNSIPPTIPEFAKISLEAGQSYDVKLEYSRRAGYLSTMGGLVGVQLSSASLNAPQDLSGYDAVVVAVGNSNEYEGEGFDHSFDLPEFQNELIQNIAKVNPNTVVTMYGGTGLKMSDWIEQVPVALHAFYPGQNGGQALAEILFGKVNPSGKLPISIERNIEDNPAYASFPKFDNQNTLTDMDYKDDLLLGYRGYEKKGIKPLYPFGYGLSYTTFGYSNIKVTPGVAVGNTPIKVSFDLSNTGKVGGSEVAQLYVGQQNPKVERPIKELKGYKKVFLKPGESKRVTIELNDRSLAYFDEKSKQWVVDADTFNISLGSSSQDIRLNAKLVNSFRQELSTTTSNPLPRSALNSVLVEKPPVKTGGVFKQTVE
- a CDS encoding TetR/AcrR family transcriptional regulator; translated protein: MTRHDPTETGMVATRQRRAPKGEKRREELLDAALQLFSLEGYTGASVAKVAAIVGISVAGLLHHFPSKISLLMGVLDRRDEVNARIAAEVRTENTLTGLLNGLRAINRSNSTAPGVVRAFSILNAESLLESQPAFEWFQTRYERIHAHLLKQFSALVERGEVRADVDLSKVIQQILAMMDGLQIQWLRFPDQVDLVECFDAYIAQVDAAVRARP
- a CDS encoding LysR family transcriptional regulator — encoded protein: MRRLNLNHLHTFSLVIAHGSFSAAAERLHLTQPAVSLHVRQLEDQLNLQLIERVGKRLKPTSAGHTLLEHIARIDAVVEDALQDLASHASGVAGKIAIGTGATACIHLLPPMLQALRRSFPELDVRVSTGNTDGILKAVEENRLDLALVTLPASGRSLHITPLLEDGFVAIFAKGQQTPPACMKPEHLSALPLVVFEEGSSTRLLINEWFLRAGIRVKPVMALGSIEAIKEMVAAGLGYSIVPRMAVSAAHHRRGLEVRALTPGLSRKLGIVLRQDKPISRALRQVLDAVQHLKES
- a CDS encoding aldehyde dehydrogenase (NADP(+)): MPNILGQNFIAGGRSALGQSLQKSLDATTGEELPYSFHQATDGEIDAAALAAKAAFPEFRQLSPTRRADFLDAIADELDQLGDDFVAIVCQETALPQARIQGERGRTSGQMRLFSKVLRRGDFVGARIDLALPDRKPLPRVDLRQYRIGVGPVAVFGASNFPLAFSTAGGDTAAALAAGCPVVFKAHSGHMATADLVASAIIRAAERTQMPKGVFNMIFGNGVGEGLVKHPAIQAVGFTGSLNGGNALCKMAAERPQPIPVFAEMSSINPVVLLPGALQARGETVAKELAGSVVMGAGQFCTNPGVVIGLRSPAFSTFVEHLTEQMGSQAPQTMLNAGGLRSYSKGVEHLLSHPGVTHLAGKPQEGKQAQAQLFKADVSLLLKGDQLLQEEVFGPTTLIIEVADDAQLNEALQALRGQLTATVIGEPADLSQYSWLQPILEEKVGRILFNGYPTGVEVCEAMVHGGPYPATSDARGTSVGTLAIDRFLRPVCYQNLADSQLPPALQNANPLGLRRLVNGEWSDQPVV